The window GCGTGATGATCAAGGCTTCAGCCCCCTCGCGCTCGGCGCGGGCAATGGCCGAGGTGATGACTTCGGCGCTTGCCGGCGTGATCTGGTCGCTCAGCCTGAGCCGCAGCACGTCAGCGCGTGCCGTCTGCCCGGTCATATTCAAGATCAGCAGGAGCGCGGCGGCCAGTAGGGTTTTCTTCAGTGTGGTCATAACGTGCTACCTTCGGGCGGCGATTTCTACCGCTAGTGTAACACAAATCCAAGTGGCGCGATTACGACGCGCGGCAACGCTGCATCCTGACGCGTGGAATCAGGCGCTTGCCGCCTTAGAAAGCCCTGGAACAATCTCTTGACTGGCCATGACAAGTTTTGTTTAATGGCCTTGCTGAGCCGATAGCCCCTTCGCTAACCATCCGTTCTCAAACCTGCCGGGAGATATTTAGATGAAGACTGATAGAAACCCACAAATCCCCAACCTAGTCGTCTATGGCGTGCTCTACGCCATCATCTTCGGGGTTAGCCTCTGGCTATTGGCCTTTCATAGAGATAGTCGCACGAATTGGATTCTCTATGTCGCCATGAGTGTGGCCGCCTTGGCCGGCCTGGTGAAATTTGCGTTACACTCGCGCAAGAAGCACCCACAATCTGCATAAATTCGCCTCTTAGCGGGATCGCGTTCATCACGGCTCCAGCGCCGGCTCATAGGTCGTGATGAACTCCAGAAACTTCGACACCTCGACGATGTCTTTGCCAAGGAAGCGAATGCTGTGCGAGTCTGTGCGCTCGACAATCGACAGGTAGCTGAGCATCTCCGACGGGCGGTAATTCTTGAAGCGCACGTCGAGCTGCACCGGCGCTTTGACCTTGTAGGGCTTGAATTCTTTAATGCGACTGATGGCGCGCTGGACTTTTTCGCGAATCAGCTCATAGGCCACCTCCGGCGTCAGTGTGCGCGCCGAGTGAAAGCCATACGACCACTTGACGACCGCGCCTTCGATGTTGCCGAGCAAGCCGGTGACTTCTTTAACCACCGCGTCGTCGCCCGAAACCATAATCACCGGCACGTTGAAATGGCCGGCGATGGCGGCGTTGATGCCGGCTTCGGGCATCGAGACATTGTTGAGCCGCACGTCTGCCAGCCGGGCGCTCGAAATCGTATGGGCGCGCACCCCTGCGGTGTTGTTCGTGCTGGTGTGGTAGCCGATGAAGATAGCGCCGTCGAACGATTCGTCAATGCCCTGCATCATCATCAGCGGGCGCGGCCACGAGCGCACGATGGTCACCGACCGGGGCAGCTTTTCGATCAGCAGGTTCTGGCCATTGCCATGCGAATCGCTGATGACCACTTCGGTCGCGCCGGCGTCTAAAGCGGCTTGCGCGGCGGCGCTGACTTCGGCGGTCATGAACTCGCGGAAGCGGTTGTACTCGAAGCCCTGCGGCCCGAGCTGCTCGTTCGTCACCACCCCGACAATGCCTTCCATATCGGCAGAGATGTAAATCTTCATCTTCTTTGCTCCTTGCGCCAGCTTGATGC is drawn from Blastocatellia bacterium and contains these coding sequences:
- a CDS encoding M55 family metallopeptidase yields the protein MKMRWVCWTLLVALVVSSTAGAQSIKLAQGAKKMKIYISADMEGIVGVVTNEQLGPQGFEYNRFREFMTAEVSAAAQAALDAGATEVVISDSHGNGQNLLIEKLPRSVTIVRSWPRPLMMMQGIDESFDGAIFIGYHTSTNNTAGVRAHTISSARLADVRLNNVSMPEAGINAAIAGHFNVPVIMVSGDDAVVKEVTGLLGNIEGAVVKWSYGFHSARTLTPEVAYELIREKVQRAISRIKEFKPYKVKAPVQLDVRFKNYRPSEMLSYLSIVERTDSHSIRFLGKDIVEVSKFLEFITTYEPALEP